Proteins co-encoded in one Sporosarcina sp. FSL K6-1522 genomic window:
- a CDS encoding CAP domain-containing protein encodes MKKSIAVLMLGSALLLPNNNSVEASYSTNNVQVQQAQAVKCYVWGGQHSNKTHHYHSYWKKYYGQHTEAPTPAPDQPVEKPSTPAPETDKPVEKPSTPTPAPKPTPETPVEKPVETPQDASISAIEKAVLDLTNAERQKAGLKPLQTDANLMKSARQKSADMASKNYFSHTSPTYGSPFDQMKANGVTYKAAAENIAMGQRTAEEVVKGWMASPGHRENILTPGYTHIGIGYDQNGNYWTQQFIQK; translated from the coding sequence ATGAAAAAATCGATTGCAGTACTCATGCTCGGTTCGGCGCTCTTACTGCCGAACAACAATAGTGTAGAAGCTTCATATTCAACGAATAATGTGCAGGTGCAACAAGCACAAGCCGTTAAGTGTTATGTTTGGGGAGGTCAGCACTCCAACAAGACGCACCACTACCATAGCTACTGGAAAAAGTATTATGGACAGCATACAGAGGCTCCAACACCGGCACCAGACCAGCCTGTGGAAAAGCCTTCTACGCCAGCACCGGAAACGGATAAACCCGTAGAAAAACCTTCTACGCCAACACCGGCACCGAAGCCAACACCGGAAACACCGGTAGAAAAGCCTGTTGAAACACCGCAAGATGCTTCTATTTCAGCAATTGAAAAAGCGGTTCTTGACTTAACGAATGCTGAAAGACAAAAAGCAGGTCTTAAACCACTGCAAACGGATGCTAATTTGATGAAGTCTGCACGTCAAAAATCAGCAGATATGGCTTCAAAAAATTACTTTTCACATACGAGTCCGACATACGGCTCACCATTCGATCAAATGAAAGCAAATGGCGTGACTTACAAAGCAGCGGCTGAAAATATTGCAATGGGTCAACGTACAGCCGAAGAAGTTGTAAAAGGCTGGATGGCATCACCAGGGCATAGAGAAAATATTTTAACACCTGGCTATACGCATATCGGTATTGGCTATGACCAAAACGGTAACTATTGGACACAGCAGTTTATTCAAAAGTAA
- a CDS encoding YozE family protein, whose product MDRSFYRFVLSFRGGIKDDLLSTFAESMFNDSSFPKEEKDFDPLSRYIEEKAEPEMPSVIFDELYKLYEERFR is encoded by the coding sequence ATGGATAGATCCTTTTACCGTTTTGTCTTGTCATTTCGAGGCGGAATAAAAGATGATTTGCTATCGACTTTTGCGGAAAGTATGTTCAATGATTCCAGTTTTCCGAAAGAGGAGAAAGACTTTGATCCGCTATCACGATATATAGAGGAAAAAGCAGAACCAGAAATGCCATCTGTCATTTTTGATGAGTTGTACAAGCTGTATGAGGAGCGTTTCCGTTAA
- the deoD gene encoding purine-nucleoside phosphorylase, with protein MSIHINAKKGDIADTILLPGDPLRAKYIAETFLEDVTQYNEVRNMFGYTGTYKGKRISVQGTGMGVPSISIYVTELMQEYDVQKLIRVGTCGAIQNDVHVRDVIIAQSASTNSKMNELIFDGVSYAPTANFDLLLKAYNAGVKKGLNLKVGNVFTEDVFYNEHAQHEKWAQYGVLAVEMEAAALYTLAAKFGRQALAILTVSDHILTGEATSSEERQTTFNEMIEVALEAAIQE; from the coding sequence ATGAGTATACATATCAATGCAAAAAAAGGTGACATAGCCGATACGATTTTGCTACCGGGAGATCCTCTCCGTGCAAAATATATTGCCGAAACATTTTTAGAAGATGTCACACAGTACAACGAAGTTCGTAACATGTTTGGCTATACAGGTACTTACAAAGGCAAGCGTATTTCCGTACAAGGCACAGGTATGGGTGTCCCATCCATCTCGATTTATGTGACAGAATTGATGCAGGAATACGATGTGCAAAAACTGATTCGTGTTGGGACTTGCGGTGCCATTCAGAATGACGTTCACGTACGTGATGTCATTATTGCACAAAGTGCTTCTACCAATTCAAAAATGAATGAGCTTATTTTTGACGGTGTTAGCTATGCGCCAACTGCTAATTTTGACCTACTATTGAAAGCCTACAATGCTGGAGTGAAAAAAGGCCTCAATTTAAAAGTTGGGAATGTCTTTACTGAAGATGTCTTCTATAACGAACATGCACAGCATGAAAAATGGGCACAATATGGTGTGCTGGCAGTTGAAATGGAAGCAGCCGCACTGTACACGCTTGCAGCGAAATTTGGTCGTCAAGCACTAGCGATTCTCACTGTTAGCGATCATATCCTAACAGGGGAAGCAACATCATCAGAAGAGCGCCAAACAACATTTAACGAAATGATTGAAGTAGCGCTTGAAGCAGCAATTCAAGAATAA
- the msrA gene encoding peptide-methionine (S)-S-oxide reductase MsrA, translated as MAKSLATFAGGCFWCMVKPFDRYEGVLSVLSGYTGGDVEHPSYELVCTNTTGHREAVEITFDDEVISYRQLLDIFWRQIDPTDTGGQFFDRGESYQTAIYYHNVEQQQMAEQSKSELEASDKFNKPIATDILPSKPFFAAEEGHQNYYMKNPTHYNRYAVGSGREQFKSDNWGDEA; from the coding sequence ATGGCGAAATCTTTAGCGACTTTTGCAGGTGGTTGTTTTTGGTGCATGGTAAAACCGTTTGATCGTTATGAGGGCGTTCTTTCTGTGCTTTCCGGTTATACGGGTGGTGATGTTGAACATCCGTCCTATGAGCTTGTTTGTACAAACACGACGGGACATCGAGAAGCCGTGGAAATTACTTTTGACGATGAAGTGATTTCCTATCGTCAATTGCTAGACATTTTTTGGCGTCAGATTGATCCAACGGATACAGGTGGACAGTTTTTTGACCGTGGCGAATCTTATCAGACCGCAATTTACTACCATAATGTTGAGCAACAGCAAATGGCCGAGCAATCTAAGTCAGAGCTAGAAGCTTCAGATAAATTCAATAAGCCCATTGCGACAGACATTCTGCCAAGTAAGCCATTTTTCGCAGCAGAAGAAGGGCATCAAAACTACTATATGAAAAATCCTACACATTACAATCGTTATGCAGTTGGTTCAGGTCGTGAACAGTTTAAATCTGATAATTGGGGTGACGAAGCATGA
- the msrB gene encoding peptide-methionine (R)-S-oxide reductase MsrB, translated as MKEDLKKTLTDMQYYVTQENGTEPPFQNVYDNHFEKGIYVDIVSGKPLFSSADKFNAGCGWPSFTQPLDTEEVTEHFDTSHGMRRTEVRSKAADSHLGHVFPDGPGENGLRYCINSAALRFIPADRLEEEGYGQFSSKL; from the coding sequence ATGAAAGAGGATTTGAAAAAGACGTTGACGGATATGCAATATTACGTCACACAGGAAAACGGTACAGAGCCCCCTTTCCAAAATGTGTACGACAATCATTTTGAAAAAGGTATTTATGTAGATATTGTCTCTGGAAAACCTTTATTTAGCTCGGCGGATAAATTCAATGCGGGCTGTGGGTGGCCAAGTTTCACCCAACCACTCGATACAGAAGAAGTGACAGAGCACTTTGATACGAGTCATGGTATGCGAAGAACGGAAGTACGTAGTAAAGCAGCAGACTCACATCTTGGACATGTATTTCCAGATGGACCTGGTGAAAATGGACTGCGCTACTGCATCAATTCTGCCGCCCTTCGTTTCATTCCCGCTGATCGTCTTGAAGAAGAAGGATACGGCCAGTTCAGTAGCAAATTGTAA
- a CDS encoding S41 family peptidase, whose product MEEKENTDLEQGNGSGHQPPAKRSINLKPFSFVMLVFGLVLVTAAITFFVLTTGEDKVVEVVNPQKTAIDRKEFKKLYDAYDEMKANYYEDIDETAIIDGAINGMIDALGDPYTDYLNQSEARQLNDSIASSFEGIGAEIQEQNGFIKVVSPIKNSPAEKAGILANDLIVAVDGESIQGLSSSEAVLLIRGEKGTTVTLSIKRGEATEPVDMKIVRDVIPVETVYTEMLEGDIAHIHITSFSDGTYDELLLALDEMEAQGMKGLIVDVRQNPGGRLDKAMQISDLFVENGKNLFQYEVKGQKPEVYTAEGNRKVTVPVALVIDDGSASASEILAGALKESAGIPLVGVKTFGKGTVQTPMDLPDGSNLKLTTAKWLTPNGNWIHKKGIEPDIPVPYPSYAMLPFLDPATEMKEGMLTPAIKSAEEMLEAVGYNPGEIDGAFDKQTAQAVKKLQQDLALEPTGILIGDTTLGLMNKLRTKIQDEDPQLLKAKEVLLEKIAN is encoded by the coding sequence ATGGAAGAAAAAGAAAACACCGACCTTGAGCAAGGGAACGGATCGGGACATCAACCACCGGCAAAACGGTCGATTAATTTAAAACCGTTCTCCTTCGTTATGCTTGTATTTGGTCTCGTCTTAGTTACAGCTGCCATAACGTTCTTTGTGTTAACAACGGGCGAAGATAAAGTGGTGGAAGTAGTCAATCCACAAAAAACAGCAATAGACCGTAAGGAATTTAAAAAGCTGTACGATGCGTATGATGAAATGAAAGCAAATTACTATGAAGATATTGATGAAACAGCAATCATTGATGGTGCGATTAATGGCATGATCGATGCACTTGGTGATCCCTATACAGATTATTTGAATCAAAGTGAGGCGCGTCAATTGAACGACAGCATTGCTTCGAGTTTTGAAGGGATTGGTGCCGAAATTCAAGAACAGAATGGCTTCATTAAAGTCGTTTCTCCTATTAAGAACTCTCCAGCGGAGAAAGCGGGCATCTTAGCGAATGATTTAATCGTTGCGGTAGATGGTGAAAGTATCCAAGGTCTTTCTTCATCAGAAGCAGTGTTACTTATTCGCGGGGAAAAGGGCACAACGGTTACGTTATCCATTAAACGTGGGGAAGCAACTGAACCTGTTGATATGAAAATTGTGCGGGATGTTATTCCTGTCGAGACTGTTTATACAGAGATGCTAGAAGGTGACATTGCCCATATCCATATTACAAGTTTTTCAGATGGGACGTATGATGAGCTACTACTTGCTTTAGATGAGATGGAAGCCCAAGGTATGAAAGGCTTAATCGTCGATGTGCGACAAAACCCTGGTGGGAGATTGGACAAGGCAATGCAAATTTCAGATCTTTTCGTAGAGAATGGGAAAAATCTATTCCAATATGAAGTAAAAGGTCAAAAACCTGAAGTATATACAGCTGAAGGCAATCGAAAAGTCACTGTTCCTGTAGCGCTTGTCATTGATGATGGCAGTGCGTCAGCATCTGAAATACTGGCAGGAGCATTAAAAGAGTCTGCGGGTATTCCGCTTGTTGGTGTAAAGACATTTGGTAAAGGAACTGTCCAAACACCGATGGATCTTCCGGACGGCTCTAATTTGAAGCTAACTACTGCGAAGTGGCTTACGCCGAACGGCAATTGGATTCATAAGAAAGGGATTGAACCTGATATCCCTGTACCGTATCCATCGTATGCGATGCTACCATTCCTCGACCCAGCTACGGAGATGAAGGAAGGTATGCTCACACCTGCTATTAAATCTGCAGAAGAAATGCTTGAAGCGGTTGGCTACAATCCTGGTGAAATCGATGGTGCGTTCGATAAGCAAACAGCACAAGCTGTTAAAAAGCTACAACAAGATTTAGCACTCGAGCCGACGGGTATTCTTATTGGAGATACAACGTTAGGTTTGATGAACAAATTACGGACGAAAATCCAAGATGAAGATCCACAACTACTAAAAGCAAAAGAAGTCTTGCTTGAAAAAATAGCAAACTAA
- a CDS encoding GTP-binding protein has product MIDVYLFSGFLGSGKTSLLLHTIEQLKEQGKKPAVLMNEFGALPFDSNAVEGEGDIPLKELLEGCICCTGAEKTEAQLQGLLEENDEIDVILIETTGAAHPVEALDAVYSPLFADRLKIKGIVTVADSRRWLERDKLSPQIRALFMEQIRHAHVLLANKADLLTEEELATVTMELSHFNSTAPIIQTTGAKVAFSFIEKVLSAPKKEEQQPIISGKGLPLSSKLITFTKSVDQETFEEWVKTLPDTVYRMKGYVPITGSKNPFLFQYAYGMVNWLPEYVKMEPRLVIIGEGLESINYDSVNPFLDEI; this is encoded by the coding sequence ATGATAGATGTTTATTTATTCAGCGGGTTTCTTGGCAGTGGGAAAACCTCGTTGTTACTACACACAATTGAACAATTAAAAGAGCAAGGGAAAAAACCAGCTGTCTTGATGAATGAATTTGGGGCACTACCATTTGACTCAAATGCCGTCGAAGGAGAAGGAGACATACCACTCAAAGAGCTTCTAGAAGGCTGTATTTGTTGTACGGGGGCTGAGAAGACAGAGGCACAGCTTCAAGGACTGCTGGAAGAGAATGATGAGATAGATGTCATTTTAATTGAAACAACGGGCGCAGCGCATCCTGTGGAAGCGCTTGACGCTGTCTATTCGCCGTTATTCGCCGACCGACTGAAGATTAAAGGAATCGTTACAGTGGCCGATTCTAGACGATGGCTTGAACGTGACAAGCTGTCACCGCAAATTCGTGCATTATTTATGGAACAAATTCGCCATGCTCATGTTTTATTGGCAAATAAAGCGGATTTATTGACAGAGGAAGAGCTAGCAACCGTAACGATGGAGCTTTCTCACTTCAATAGCACAGCGCCTATTATTCAAACAACTGGTGCAAAGGTCGCGTTTTCGTTCATCGAAAAAGTGTTGAGTGCACCGAAAAAAGAGGAGCAACAACCGATTATTTCCGGAAAAGGGCTACCGCTTTCTTCAAAGCTTATAACATTCACCAAAAGTGTAGATCAGGAAACGTTTGAAGAATGGGTGAAAACATTACCAGACACCGTTTATAGAATGAAAGGTTATGTCCCAATCACAGGTTCGAAGAATCCTTTTTTATTTCAATATGCATATGGCATGGTCAATTGGCTACCTGAATATGTCAAAATGGAGCCCCGCTTGGTCATCATTGGGGAGGGACTTGAATCCATTAATTATGATAGCGTCAACCCCTTTTTGGATGAAATATAA